One Marinimicrobium koreense DNA segment encodes these proteins:
- the uvrA gene encoding excinuclease ABC subunit UvrA — translation MDTILVRGARTHNLKNIDLDIPRDKLVVITGLSGSGKSSLAFDTLYAEGQRRYVESLSTYARQFLSMMEKPDVDHVEGLSPAISIEQKSTSHNPRSTVGTITEIYDYLRLLFARVGEPRCPVHGEPLSAQTVSEMVDTVLALPEGTKLMLLAPVIRDRKGEHLHIFEQLKREGFIRARVDDILVDLDDLPKLDKKKKHTIEVVVDRFKVRPDLQTRLAESFETALNLTEGLAGISFMDGEQDDQLFSAKHACPVCDYSLSELEPRLFSFNNPAGACPTCDGLGVKQFFDESRVIQNPEASLAEGAIRGWDRRNIYYYHMLDSLAEHYGFDIDTPWKKLKAKDRRVVLYGSDDEEIDFSYINERGDLYQRRHRFEGVLPNMERRYRDTESSSVREELAKYMSSQSCPSCGGARLREEARNVFIDEHTLPQMTELPVGEAYDYFSALNFHGSKASIAEKILKELRDRFRFLVDVGLNYLSLNRSADSLSGGEAQRIRLASQIGAGLVGVMYILDEPSIGLHQRDNERLLRTLTHLRNIGNTVIVVEHDEDAIRQADHVIDIGPGAGVHGGQVIAQGDVNTIMATDGSITGEYLSGKREIAVPAERHPVDPDRMFRITGARGNNLKSVTLELPVGLMTCVTGVSGSGKSTLINATLHPLAATELNGATTLKAAPYETVEGMDHFDKCVDIDQSPIGRTPRSNPATYTGIFTPIRELFAGTQEARSRGYKPGRFSFNVRGGRCEACQGDGVTKVEMHFLPDVYVPCDVCKGKRYNRETLEVKYKGKSIHEVLELTVEEARTFFDPVPAIANRLQTLMDVGLSYIRLGQAATTLSGGEAQRVKLSRELSKRDTGQTLYILDEPTTGLHFYDIEQLLAVLHRLRDHGNTVVVIEHNLDVIKTADWLIDLGPEGGSGGGEIIATGTPEAVAEQPQSHTGRFLKPMLNVAAKRKKGKKKAEKA, via the coding sequence ATGGATACCATTCTGGTTCGGGGGGCGCGCACCCATAACCTCAAGAATATCGACCTCGACATACCGCGGGACAAACTCGTCGTGATCACCGGCCTGTCCGGCTCGGGTAAGTCCTCACTCGCCTTCGACACCCTGTACGCCGAGGGCCAGAGACGCTATGTGGAATCGCTCTCCACCTACGCCCGGCAATTCCTCTCCATGATGGAAAAGCCCGACGTCGACCACGTGGAAGGGTTGAGCCCGGCCATCTCCATCGAACAGAAATCCACCTCCCACAACCCGCGGTCCACCGTGGGCACCATTACCGAGATTTATGACTATCTGCGCCTGCTATTCGCCCGGGTAGGTGAGCCCCGCTGCCCGGTGCACGGTGAGCCATTATCAGCGCAGACGGTCAGCGAAATGGTCGACACAGTGCTGGCCCTGCCCGAGGGCACCAAGCTCATGCTTCTGGCCCCGGTTATCCGGGATCGCAAAGGTGAGCACTTACATATCTTCGAGCAACTGAAGCGCGAAGGGTTTATCCGTGCCCGGGTGGACGACATTCTGGTGGATCTGGATGACCTGCCCAAGCTGGACAAGAAGAAAAAGCACACCATCGAAGTGGTGGTAGACCGGTTCAAAGTCCGGCCCGACCTTCAGACGCGGCTTGCCGAGTCCTTCGAAACCGCCTTGAATCTGACCGAAGGGTTGGCCGGCATCAGCTTTATGGATGGCGAACAGGATGACCAACTGTTCTCCGCCAAGCATGCCTGCCCAGTCTGCGATTACAGCCTGAGTGAACTGGAGCCGCGCCTGTTCTCGTTCAACAATCCCGCCGGCGCCTGCCCGACCTGCGACGGTCTGGGTGTGAAGCAGTTCTTTGATGAATCCCGGGTGATACAGAACCCCGAAGCATCTCTGGCCGAAGGTGCCATTCGCGGCTGGGACCGGCGCAATATCTACTACTACCACATGCTCGACTCTCTGGCGGAGCACTACGGTTTCGATATCGATACGCCCTGGAAAAAGCTCAAAGCCAAAGACCGGCGGGTGGTGCTATACGGCTCGGACGATGAGGAAATTGACTTCAGTTACATTAACGAGCGCGGCGACCTCTACCAGCGTCGGCACCGGTTTGAGGGTGTCTTGCCCAATATGGAGCGGCGCTATCGGGACACCGAATCCTCGTCAGTTCGGGAGGAACTGGCCAAATACATGTCCTCCCAATCCTGCCCCAGTTGCGGCGGCGCGCGTCTGCGAGAGGAGGCGCGCAATGTGTTCATCGACGAGCACACCCTGCCCCAGATGACCGAACTGCCGGTGGGGGAAGCCTACGACTACTTCAGCGCCCTCAATTTTCATGGCAGCAAGGCGAGTATTGCGGAGAAAATACTCAAGGAGCTGCGCGACCGGTTCCGTTTTCTGGTGGATGTGGGTCTGAATTACCTGTCTCTGAACCGCAGCGCGGACAGCCTGTCCGGAGGCGAGGCGCAGCGAATTCGCCTGGCGAGTCAGATCGGTGCTGGCCTGGTGGGCGTGATGTACATTCTGGACGAGCCCTCGATCGGGCTGCACCAGCGCGATAATGAGCGCTTACTCCGCACTCTGACCCACCTGCGCAATATCGGCAATACGGTGATTGTGGTCGAACACGATGAAGATGCCATACGCCAAGCGGACCATGTGATCGATATCGGCCCGGGCGCTGGCGTTCACGGCGGTCAGGTGATCGCCCAGGGCGACGTCAACACCATCATGGCCACCGACGGCTCGATTACCGGGGAGTACCTAAGTGGCAAGCGGGAAATCGCTGTGCCAGCGGAGCGTCATCCTGTGGACCCCGACCGGATGTTCCGAATCACGGGCGCCCGGGGTAACAACCTGAAAAGCGTCACCCTGGAGCTTCCGGTGGGCCTGATGACCTGCGTGACCGGCGTCTCGGGCTCCGGTAAGTCCACACTGATCAATGCCACCCTTCACCCGCTGGCGGCGACGGAACTCAATGGTGCCACCACGCTCAAAGCGGCGCCCTATGAAACCGTTGAAGGCATGGATCACTTCGATAAATGCGTCGACATCGATCAGAGCCCGATCGGCCGCACGCCACGCTCCAACCCGGCAACCTATACCGGTATTTTTACCCCCATCAGAGAGCTGTTTGCCGGAACCCAGGAGGCCCGCTCACGCGGCTACAAACCGGGACGATTCAGCTTCAATGTCCGCGGAGGCCGCTGCGAAGCCTGTCAGGGCGACGGGGTCACCAAAGTGGAGATGCACTTTCTGCCGGACGTCTATGTGCCCTGTGACGTATGCAAAGGCAAGCGCTATAACCGCGAGACATTGGAGGTGAAATACAAAGGAAAAAGCATTCACGAAGTGCTGGAGCTGACGGTCGAAGAAGCCAGAACCTTCTTCGACCCGGTCCCTGCGATTGCCAATCGGCTGCAAACACTCATGGACGTGGGACTTTCCTACATTCGGCTGGGCCAGGCGGCGACGACCTTGTCTGGCGGGGAAGCGCAGCGGGTCAAACTCTCCCGCGAGCTCTCAAAACGTGACACCGGCCAGACTCTCTACATTCTCGATGAACCGACGACCGGGCTGCACTTTTACGATATCGAGCAGCTTCTGGCGGTTCTGCACCGGTTACGGGATCACGGCAATACAGTGGTGGTGATTGAACACAATCTCGACGTGATCAAAACCGCTGACTGGCTTATCGACCTGGGGCCGGAAGGCGGCTCGGGTGGAGGCGAGATTATCGCCACCGGCACGCCGGAGGCGGTTGCTGAGCAGCCACAATCCCACACCGGGCGATTCCTCAAACCGATGCTGAATGTGGCGGCAAAGCGCAAAAAAGGGAAAAAGAAAGCCGAGAAAGCCTGA
- the rplQ gene encoding 50S ribosomal protein L17: MRHRHSGRQLNRNSSHRKAMFRNMTASLVEHELIKTTLPKAKELRRVAEPLITLAKKDSVANRRLAFSRLRDKEAVGKLFAELGPRYESRPGGYIRIMKCGFRAGDKAPMAYVELVDRPQIEAGEEPVEAAADSAE, encoded by the coding sequence ATGCGTCATCGTCATAGTGGCCGTCAACTGAATCGTAACAGCTCTCATCGCAAAGCCATGTTTCGCAATATGACCGCGTCTCTGGTTGAGCACGAGCTGATTAAAACCACCTTGCCCAAGGCCAAAGAACTGCGTCGCGTAGCCGAGCCGCTGATTACTTTGGCCAAGAAGGACAGTGTTGCCAACCGTCGTCTGGCGTTCAGTCGCCTGCGTGATAAAGAAGCGGTAGGTAAGCTGTTCGCGGAGCTGGGTCCTCGTTATGAGTCCCGCCCCGGTGGCTATATCCGCATCATGAAGTGTGGCTTCCGTGCCGGCGACAAGGCCCCCATGGCCTATGTTGAGCTGGTGGATCGCCCCCAGATTGAAGCGGGTGAAGAGCCGGTAGAAGCGGCAGCGGATTCGGCCGAGTAA
- a CDS encoding DNA-directed RNA polymerase subunit alpha encodes MQTAVNEFLTPRHIDVTENSPTHARVVLEPLERGFGHTLGNALRRILLSSMAGCAITEAEIDGVLHEYSAIEGVREDVIEILLNLKNVAVVMHGKDRAVLTLKKKGPGVVTAGDIQVDHDIEVKNPDHVIAHITGDTELNMRLTVARGRGYEPADARRHDEDESRAIGRLQLDATYSPVRRLAYTVESARVEQRTDLDKLILDLETNGTIDPEEAIRRAATILQQQLAVFVDLEAEKQSTPEEKEEAIDPVLLRPVDDLELTVRSANCLKAENIYYIGDLIQRTEVELLKTPNLGKKSLTEIKDVLASRGLSLGMRLENWPPASLKNED; translated from the coding sequence ATGCAGACTGCAGTAAACGAATTTTTGACTCCGCGTCATATCGATGTGACCGAAAACAGTCCGACCCACGCTCGCGTGGTGTTGGAGCCGCTCGAGCGCGGTTTCGGTCACACTCTGGGCAATGCCCTACGGCGTATTCTGCTCTCCTCCATGGCGGGCTGTGCCATTACTGAAGCCGAGATTGACGGCGTGCTGCACGAGTACAGCGCGATTGAGGGTGTGCGGGAGGACGTTATTGAAATCCTGCTCAACCTCAAGAACGTTGCGGTTGTGATGCACGGTAAGGATCGCGCGGTTCTGACTCTGAAGAAGAAGGGTCCGGGTGTCGTTACCGCTGGAGATATCCAGGTTGATCACGATATCGAGGTGAAGAACCCCGATCACGTGATTGCCCATATCACCGGTGATACCGAGCTGAACATGCGTCTGACCGTGGCTCGTGGTCGCGGCTATGAGCCGGCTGATGCCCGTCGTCACGACGAGGACGAAAGTCGCGCGATTGGTCGCCTGCAGCTGGATGCGACTTACAGTCCGGTCCGTCGTCTTGCCTATACGGTCGAGAGTGCCCGTGTAGAGCAGCGCACTGACCTGGACAAGTTGATTCTGGATCTGGAGACCAACGGTACCATCGATCCGGAAGAAGCGATTCGTCGTGCAGCGACCATTCTGCAACAGCAGTTGGCCGTGTTCGTCGACCTGGAGGCTGAGAAGCAGTCCACGCCGGAAGAGAAAGAGGAAGCAATTGATCCTGTTCTTCTGCGTCCGGTTGATGATCTCGAACTGACAGTTCGCTCTGCGAACTGCCTGAAGGCAGAGAATATCTACTATATCGGTGATCTGATTCAGCGCACAGAAGTTGAGCTGTTGAAGACCCCGAACCTGGGTAAGAAGTCTCTGACAGAGATCAAAGATGTACTCGCCTCGCGCGGTTTGTCACTCGGTATGCGTTTGGAAAACTGGCCCCCGGCCAGCTTGAAGAACGAAGACTGA
- the rpsD gene encoding 30S ribosomal protein S4 → MARYIGPTCKLSRREGTDLFLKSGARALDSKCKLESVPGQHGQRRGRLSDYGVQLREKQKVRRTYGMMEKQFRSYYKEAARRKGATGENLLKLLEGRLDNVVYRMGFGSTRAEARQLVTHKAISVNGKTLNIPSYQVQEGDVVAVREKAKNQLRIQNALTLAGQRSNVEWIDVNADKKEGVFTRVPDRSELPAEINENLIVELYSK, encoded by the coding sequence ATGGCTCGTTATATTGGACCTACATGTAAACTGTCCCGTCGTGAAGGCACCGACCTCTTTCTGAAGAGTGGTGCTCGTGCGCTGGATTCGAAGTGTAAACTGGAAAGCGTTCCTGGCCAGCATGGTCAGCGTCGTGGTCGTCTGTCTGACTATGGTGTGCAGCTGCGTGAAAAGCAGAAGGTACGTCGCACCTATGGCATGATGGAAAAGCAGTTCCGCAGCTACTACAAAGAAGCCGCTCGCCGTAAGGGTGCCACCGGTGAGAACCTGTTGAAGCTGCTCGAAGGCCGCCTTGATAACGTTGTGTACCGGATGGGCTTTGGCTCTACCCGTGCAGAAGCGCGTCAGCTGGTGACCCATAAGGCGATCAGCGTCAACGGCAAAACCCTGAACATTCCGTCCTATCAGGTGCAGGAAGGTGATGTGGTTGCCGTTCGCGAGAAGGCCAAGAATCAGTTGCGTATCCAGAACGCCCTGACCCTTGCCGGCCAGCGCAGCAATGTTGAGTGGATCGATGTGAACGCGGACAAGAAAGAAGGCGTTTTCACCCGAGTTCCCGATCGCAGTGAATTGCCCGCTGAAATCAACGAGAACCTTATTGTCGAGCTTTACTCCAAGTAA
- the rpsK gene encoding 30S ribosomal protein S11 → MAKPGNKAATKKKVKKTVVDGVAHIHASFNNTIVTITDRQGNTLSWATSGGSGFRGSRKSTPFAAQVAAERAGEAAKEYGLKNLDVEVKGPGPGRESAVRALNNVGYKITNIVDVTPIPHNGCRPPKKRRV, encoded by the coding sequence ATGGCGAAGCCAGGTAATAAAGCCGCAACGAAAAAGAAAGTCAAGAAGACGGTGGTCGATGGGGTTGCCCACATCCACGCGTCCTTCAATAACACCATTGTCACTATCACCGACCGTCAGGGTAATACCCTGAGCTGGGCTACCTCTGGTGGCTCTGGCTTCCGCGGTTCGCGCAAAAGCACCCCGTTTGCTGCCCAGGTAGCTGCGGAGCGCGCCGGTGAGGCAGCGAAAGAATACGGTCTTAAGAACCTCGACGTAGAAGTGAAGGGCCCTGGCCCTGGCCGCGAATCCGCAGTTCGCGCACTTAATAATGTTGGTTACAAGATCACCAACATTGTCGACGTTACGCCGATTCCGCACAACGGCTGCCGTCCTCCCAAGAAACGTCGAGTGTAA
- the rpsM gene encoding 30S ribosomal protein S13, producing the protein MARIAGVNIPDHKHAVVSLTYVYGIGRTTAQQICAATGIAEDAKMGSLSEEQLDAIRNELGKHTVEGDLRRVVSMNIKRLMDLGCYRGLRHRRSLPVNGQRTKTNARTRKGPRKPIKR; encoded by the coding sequence ATGGCCCGTATTGCTGGTGTAAACATACCAGATCACAAGCACGCGGTTGTTTCCCTGACTTACGTCTATGGGATCGGCCGTACTACTGCGCAACAGATCTGTGCCGCTACTGGCATCGCCGAAGACGCCAAAATGGGTAGTCTTTCCGAGGAACAGCTCGACGCGATCCGTAACGAGCTTGGCAAGCATACCGTAGAGGGTGACTTGCGCCGTGTTGTGTCGATGAACATCAAGCGTCTGATGGACCTGGGCTGCTATCGCGGTCTGCGTCACCGTCGCAGCTTGCCGGTCAATGGCCAGCGTACCAAGACCAACGCTCGCACACGTAAGGGCCCGCGCAAGCCGATTAAGCGTTAA
- the rpmJ gene encoding 50S ribosomal protein L36 — protein sequence MKVRASVKKICRNCKMVKRNGVLRVICHAEPRHKQRQG from the coding sequence ATGAAAGTTCGTGCTTCTGTTAAAAAGATCTGCCGCAACTGCAAGATGGTTAAGCGCAACGGCGTTCTGCGAGTAATTTGCCACGCTGAGCCTCGCCACAAGCAGCGGCAGGGTTAA
- the secY gene encoding preprotein translocase subunit SecY — MATPGNPSLGNQKGLGELWARLRFLFLAIVVYRIGTHIPVPGLDPERIANLFNQNQGTILGMFNMFSGGALERMSILALGIMPYISASIIMQLMTAVTPSLEQLKKEGDAGRRKINQYTRYGTVVLATVQAMAMSVSFSGFAYGGEADFAFHFIAVTSLVTGAVFMMWLGEQVTEKGIGNGISMLIFAGIVAGLPSAVGQAFESARQGDLHLLLLLVIAVIALAVIWGVVRVERGQRRITVNYAKRQQGRNAYAAQTSHLPLKINMAGVIPAIFASSILLFPASIAQWFGEGGDGFASDFLQDLALAIGPGQPLNILLFAALISFFCFFYTALMFNPKEVADNLKKSGAYIPGIRPGEQSARYIDSVLTRLTVVGAVYMSAVCLMPQFLVVAANVPFYLGGTSLLIVVVVVMDFMSQVQAHLMSHQYESLMKKSNLKGYGSGNAR, encoded by the coding sequence ATGGCAACTCCCGGTAATCCTTCGTTGGGGAATCAGAAAGGTCTGGGCGAGCTTTGGGCTCGCCTACGTTTTTTGTTCCTGGCGATCGTAGTCTACCGAATTGGTACTCATATTCCGGTTCCTGGTTTGGATCCCGAGCGGATTGCCAACCTGTTTAACCAGAATCAGGGTACCATTCTGGGTATGTTCAACATGTTCTCCGGGGGTGCCCTGGAGCGCATGAGTATTCTGGCGTTGGGTATCATGCCGTACATCTCTGCATCTATTATCATGCAGTTGATGACCGCCGTGACTCCCTCGCTGGAGCAGCTTAAGAAAGAAGGTGACGCGGGTCGCCGCAAGATCAACCAGTACACCCGTTACGGTACGGTGGTGTTGGCTACGGTCCAGGCGATGGCAATGTCAGTGAGCTTTTCCGGTTTTGCCTATGGTGGCGAAGCGGATTTTGCGTTTCACTTCATAGCGGTCACCTCTCTGGTTACCGGCGCCGTCTTCATGATGTGGTTGGGCGAGCAGGTCACTGAAAAAGGTATCGGCAACGGCATTTCAATGCTCATTTTCGCCGGTATCGTGGCGGGTTTGCCGAGCGCGGTCGGCCAGGCGTTTGAGAGTGCCCGTCAGGGCGATCTGCACCTGCTACTGTTGCTGGTGATTGCGGTTATCGCGTTGGCGGTAATCTGGGGTGTGGTCCGGGTCGAGCGCGGACAGCGTCGAATTACGGTAAACTACGCGAAGCGTCAGCAAGGCCGTAATGCCTATGCCGCTCAGACCAGTCACCTGCCGCTGAAGATCAATATGGCCGGCGTGATTCCGGCGATCTTTGCCAGCAGTATTCTGCTGTTCCCGGCGTCCATTGCCCAGTGGTTTGGCGAGGGCGGTGACGGTTTTGCCAGCGACTTCCTTCAGGATCTCGCTCTGGCGATTGGTCCGGGTCAGCCTCTGAACATTCTGCTGTTCGCGGCGCTGATCTCGTTCTTCTGCTTCTTCTACACGGCGTTGATGTTCAACCCGAAAGAGGTGGCGGATAACCTGAAGAAGTCCGGTGCCTACATCCCGGGGATTCGCCCGGGTGAGCAATCGGCCCGCTATATCGACAGTGTCCTGACCCGTCTGACGGTAGTGGGTGCTGTTTATATGTCGGCTGTGTGCCTGATGCCCCAGTTCCTGGTGGTGGCGGCCAATGTTCCCTTCTACTTGGGGGGCACGTCGTTGCTGATCGTGGTAGTGGTGGTTATGGACTTTATGTCCCAGGTTCAGGCGCACTTGATGTCTCATCAGTACGAGTCACTGATGAAGAAGTCTAACTTGAAGGGATATGGCAGCGGAAACGCTCGCTAA
- the rplO gene encoding 50S ribosomal protein L15 codes for MRLNELSPAPGSTHSKKRVGRGIGSGLGKTAGRGHKGLKSRSGGSVAPGFEGGQMPLQKRLPKYGFSSRIGRVTAEVRLSELNKVEGDTIDIETLKQADVIGANMKRAKIFASGELSKAVTVRGIAVTKGAKAAIEAAGGKVEE; via the coding sequence ATGCGTCTTAACGAGCTGAGTCCCGCCCCCGGTAGCACCCATAGCAAGAAGCGCGTGGGTCGCGGTATCGGTAGTGGCCTGGGCAAGACCGCCGGTCGCGGTCACAAAGGTTTGAAGTCCCGTTCCGGTGGTAGTGTTGCTCCGGGCTTTGAAGGCGGTCAGATGCCGCTGCAGAAGCGTCTGCCGAAGTATGGTTTCAGTTCTCGCATTGGTCGTGTCACTGCCGAAGTTCGTCTCTCAGAGCTGAACAAGGTGGAGGGCGATACCATCGATATCGAAACTCTGAAGCAGGCCGATGTCATTGGTGCTAACATGAAGCGCGCCAAGATCTTCGCATCTGGCGAGCTCAGCAAAGCGGTTACCGTACGCGGTATTGCGGTCACCAAAGGTGCCAAGGCTGCGATTGAAGCGGCCGGCGGGAAAGTCGAAGAGTAA
- the rpmD gene encoding 50S ribosomal protein L30 translates to MAKKMIKVTQVRSTAGRLKKHQASVAGLGLRRIGHTVEVEDTPSVRGMINSVNYLVQVEGE, encoded by the coding sequence ATGGCTAAGAAAATGATCAAAGTGACTCAAGTCCGTAGTACCGCGGGTCGCCTGAAGAAGCATCAGGCTAGCGTTGCCGGTTTGGGTCTGCGCCGTATCGGCCACACCGTTGAGGTGGAAGACACTCCCTCCGTGCGTGGGATGATTAACTCTGTAAACTATCTGGTACAGGTAGAGGGAGAATAA
- the rpsE gene encoding 30S ribosomal protein S5, whose amino-acid sequence MAYAKKEEGNNEGFQEKLVQVNRVAKTVKGGRIFAFTALTVVGDGNGKVGFGRGKAREVPVAIQKAMEAARRNMIDVELNGDTIQYPTKGRHGASKVFMQPASQGTGVIAGGAMRSVLEIAGVQNVLAKCYGSTNPVNVVRATFNALKSMASPDSVAAKRGKSVEEILN is encoded by the coding sequence ATGGCATACGCGAAGAAAGAAGAAGGCAACAACGAAGGCTTCCAGGAAAAGCTGGTACAAGTCAATCGTGTTGCCAAGACTGTTAAAGGTGGTCGTATCTTTGCCTTCACCGCGCTGACTGTGGTTGGTGACGGTAACGGTAAGGTCGGCTTTGGCCGCGGTAAGGCACGCGAAGTGCCGGTTGCTATCCAGAAAGCAATGGAAGCCGCTCGCCGTAACATGATCGACGTTGAATTGAACGGTGATACTATCCAGTACCCGACCAAGGGTCGTCATGGCGCCTCCAAGGTGTTCATGCAGCCTGCCTCCCAGGGTACCGGTGTTATTGCTGGCGGTGCCATGCGCTCTGTGCTGGAAATTGCCGGTGTTCAGAACGTACTGGCCAAGTGCTACGGGTCTACCAACCCGGTAAACGTTGTTCGTGCCACTTTTAACGCGCTGAAGTCTATGGCGTCTCCGGACTCTGTAGCGGCCAAGCGTGGCAAAAGTGTCGAAGAGATCCTGAATTAA
- the rplR gene encoding 50S ribosomal protein L18, whose amino-acid sequence MSDKKQSRLRRARRARAKIRELSVNRLSVHRTPRHIYAQVIAEDGGRVLASASTLDKDLRQGKTGNSEAAKAVGALIAERAKAAGVSRVAFDRSGFKFHGRVKALADAAREAGLEF is encoded by the coding sequence ATGAGCGATAAGAAGCAATCTCGTCTTCGCCGTGCGCGTCGTGCCCGTGCCAAGATTCGTGAACTGAGTGTTAACCGTCTGTCTGTTCATCGTACCCCGCGTCATATTTACGCGCAGGTCATTGCAGAAGATGGTGGCCGCGTATTGGCCAGTGCCTCGACGTTGGACAAAGATCTGCGTCAAGGCAAAACGGGTAACAGCGAGGCGGCGAAAGCTGTCGGCGCTCTGATAGCAGAGCGCGCTAAAGCTGCCGGTGTCTCCCGGGTGGCATTCGACCGTAGTGGGTTCAAGTTCCACGGTCGCGTAAAAGCCCTGGCGGACGCTGCGCGTGAAGCTGGACTGGAATTCTAA
- the rplF gene encoding 50S ribosomal protein L6, with protein MSRVANSPVEVPSAVKVTLQGQSLSVKGGKGTLALEIHDSVEIQQEENLLKFTARDGAKQSRALAGTMRALVGSMVKGVDQGFEEKLQLVGVGYRAKASGKTVNLSVGYSQPIDYTLPEGVTAECPAQTEIVLKSADKQLLGQVASEIRALREPEPYKGKGIRYASEQVRRKEAKKK; from the coding sequence ATGTCACGAGTTGCAAATAGTCCGGTTGAAGTACCGTCCGCTGTTAAGGTCACCCTTCAGGGTCAGAGCCTTAGCGTTAAAGGCGGAAAAGGTACATTGGCTCTGGAAATTCACGACAGCGTTGAAATCCAGCAGGAAGAAAACCTGCTCAAGTTCACCGCTCGTGATGGGGCCAAGCAGTCCCGCGCGCTGGCAGGCACCATGCGTGCTCTGGTCGGCAGCATGGTAAAAGGCGTAGATCAGGGCTTCGAAGAGAAGCTGCAACTGGTCGGCGTTGGTTATCGTGCCAAAGCGTCGGGTAAAACTGTAAACCTGTCTGTCGGTTATTCTCAGCCGATCGATTACACCTTACCGGAAGGTGTAACGGCGGAATGTCCGGCCCAGACAGAAATTGTGCTGAAGAGCGCTGACAAGCAGCTGCTCGGTCAGGTGGCATCCGAGATTCGCGCGTTGCGTGAGCCCGAACCCTACAAGGGTAAAGGCATCCGCTATGCAAGCGAACAGGTTCGCCGTAAAGAAGCCAAGAAGAAGTAG
- the rpsH gene encoding 30S ribosomal protein S8, whose translation MSMQDPLADMLTRIRNAQQVGKSNVTMPSSKLKASVAKVLAEEGYVDSFSVSEGAKPELTIELKYFEGKPVIAELDRVSRPGLRSYAGKSSIPTVRGGLGVAIVSTSKGVMTDRAARAAGVGGEVLCTVF comes from the coding sequence ATGAGCATGCAAGATCCGTTGGCCGATATGCTGACTCGCATTCGAAACGCCCAGCAGGTGGGAAAGTCGAATGTCACCATGCCCTCTTCCAAACTGAAGGCCTCTGTGGCAAAAGTTCTGGCAGAAGAAGGCTACGTTGATAGTTTCTCAGTGAGCGAGGGTGCCAAGCCCGAGCTGACCATTGAGCTGAAATATTTTGAAGGTAAGCCGGTAATTGCTGAGCTGGATCGGGTCAGTCGTCCCGGCTTGCGCAGTTATGCTGGTAAGTCGTCCATTCCGACCGTGCGCGGTGGTTTGGGTGTTGCCATCGTTTCTACCAGTAAAGGTGTTATGACTGATCGTGCCGCTCGCGCCGCTGGCGTTGGTGGTGAAGTCCTCTGCACAGTATTTTAA
- the rpsN gene encoding 30S ribosomal protein S14 → MAKKSMVAREVKRARTVAKYAAKRAELKAIIASPASSEEQVWEAQIKLQQLPRDASPSRGRRRCRVTGRPHGVYRKFGLCRHKLREAAMRGDVPGLVKSSW, encoded by the coding sequence ATGGCTAAGAAATCAATGGTTGCACGCGAAGTAAAACGTGCCCGCACAGTCGCCAAATACGCCGCTAAGCGCGCGGAACTGAAAGCGATTATTGCCAGCCCTGCTTCTTCCGAAGAGCAAGTCTGGGAAGCGCAGATCAAACTGCAGCAGCTGCCTCGCGATGCGAGCCCGAGCCGCGGGCGTCGTCGCTGTCGCGTAACTGGCCGTCCGCACGGTGTGTATCGCAAGTTCGGCTTGTGCCGCCACAAGCTGCGTGAAGCTGCCATGCGGGGCGACGTTCCCGGTTTGGTCAAGTCCAGCTGGTAA
- the rplE gene encoding 50S ribosomal protein L5: MARLKELYSKELAPKLKDELGLANVMEVPRITKITINMGVGEAVGDKKVLENAIGDLEKIAGQKVVITKARKSIAGFKIRDGWPIGCKVTLRKDRMYEFLDRLVSIAIPRIRDFRGISPKQFDGRGNFSMGVGEQIIFPEIDYDKVDKLRGLDICITTTARNDEEGRALLKAFNFPFKG; encoded by the coding sequence ATGGCTAGGCTAAAAGAACTGTACAGCAAAGAGCTCGCGCCCAAGCTGAAAGATGAGCTGGGTCTCGCGAACGTGATGGAAGTTCCGCGCATCACCAAGATCACCATTAACATGGGTGTCGGTGAGGCTGTGGGCGACAAGAAAGTGCTTGAGAATGCGATCGGTGACTTGGAAAAAATCGCCGGCCAGAAGGTCGTGATTACCAAGGCACGCAAGTCAATCGCGGGTTTCAAAATCCGTGATGGCTGGCCGATTGGCTGCAAAGTAACTCTGCGTAAAGATCGTATGTATGAGTTTCTGGATCGCCTGGTCAGCATCGCTATTCCGCGCATTCGCGACTTCCGGGGTATCAGCCCGAAGCAATTTGACGGCCGCGGTAACTTCTCCATGGGCGTAGGCGAGCAGATTATCTTCCCGGAAATTGACTACGATAAAGTCGATAAGCTCCGCGGTCTGGATATTTGTATCACAACGACAGCACGGAACGACGAGGAAGGTCGCGCGCTGTTGAAAGCGTTCAACTTCCCGTTCAAAGGTTAA